A segment of the Lolium perenne isolate Kyuss_39 chromosome 3, Kyuss_2.0, whole genome shotgun sequence genome:
GATAACCAATGTGAAGCTcgttttttgagaaaaaaaaagTCAAAAACGATGTATAAAGTTTGAAATTTCTGAAAACAGAACTAGATGTGTAGCCAATGATGTATTCTACCATCGTGCAAAATCTGAACACGAAATACGATATATTCTGGATTacacaaaaatgaaaaatcaGACAATTTTTTGAAGTTTGAACATTTGAAGTTTGAAACACGATAAAACACAGATCAGCAAATTGCAAAAGATCCGCACGTGCATTTATGTGAATCCGATTCCGAGTATCCTTTGGATTAAGTGCCTCAGAACTACTCGGCATCGATCGATCTCCGTCGCCTATATAACAACGACCTGGATTTGCGATGCCACCCAAAAATCGCCGAGCGCAATCGTGCGCCATCGACGGTACCAGCTGCCAAACGTGATCATCTAGCCGCACGTTGGCACGCATCCATGGCGACGACGGCGTCGCTCCCGTGCCTCATCTTGGACCACGGCGACGAGCAACGCACCACTACGCTCTACAGCGTCTCGGACGGCGCGCGCCGCCCCTGcgaggagatggaggaggaactgCGCGGCAAGCGGAGCTGGGTGACCTCGCATGGCTGGCTCCTCCTCTGGGACCCGGCGACGCTCACCACCTTCCTTTGGGACCCGCGGGCCGCCGCCTTCGAGGGCAGCAACAACAAGATCGCGCTCCAGGCGTGGGCCTCACCGCCTGAGTCAGCCACCGGATGCGCGCTGTCCGGCGATCCCACGGGCCCCGACGGCTTCACGGTGGTGGTCCTCGAGTCGTCGGACGACACGGCCCTGTGGTACTGCCACGCCGGCGGCACGCCGTCGCCGTGGGCCaggcacgagtacgacatcggcgGCACCCGGGTGCCGTGGGACGAGACCTTCTTCGCGAAGCGGTACGTGCCCAGCTTCGCGGGGTGCGGCGGCAAGTTCTACTGCGACGTCTCGTCGGACGAGTACGGCGTGCTGGAGTTCTCGCCGGAGCCGGCCTTGGCGACCGTGAAGGTGGCAAAGCCGGTCGAGATCGTCGTCCCGCCGGGGCAGTGCTACTCGAAGCCGTTCGCCTACACGCTGGACCTCGACGGAGAGGTGCACACGGTGTGGATCTTCTTCTCCGACGCGGAGGCTGGCGCCGTCATCGACGTCGCCGTCTACAGGATGGATCTCGCTGGCAAGAGGTCCGTCAGGGTGGAGAGCATCGGCGACCGGGCCATCCTCGCCGGCGGCTCCAAGTGCTGTTTCGCAGGCTGGTGTCCGGCCACCGAGTCCGGGCTGCTGCCCAACGGCGTGTACTGGGTGCACCCGTCCGAAGGCCGCCTGTACGTGTACGATGTTGGCGCCAACACGGAGGAAGTGTGCGAGCTCGGTGAGGGCGCCGGAGAGCTGTCTCGCCTCCCGTTCTGGATTGTTCCCCGCATATAATCTGGAAAAGACAATGAGAACTTTTAGACATGCAGTAATCCCTCCCTTCCATGGGTAGGGGATGCCATTATCCCAATGACTAGGAACTGCGTTAGTTTTCAGATGAAGCTACAGATCCTTGACAGATTTTGGTATCCACTGCCAAATTCGCGAGTGCAGGCCTGCAGGGTACACTCACCCTCAATTTGTTCCTGTTTAGAGTAGACGGTGGCGCGGTTTGGGGAGATTATGCCGTGACAAAGAAACAAAATAAACTCTCTGTATTTAGCGGTTTCATCTAAGGCCTTTCAAAATATATTGTATCTTAGCATGTTATTTTAGGTAGTGGTAGTACTGTATATGTTTAAAGATAAACTCTCAAATGCATTAGTTAACAGTATAACTTGCCTACCTAGGAGCCTCTACGGTGATTTGAGTACATAAACCGTCCGATCAATCCATCTAACGGTTCAGACGTATTGCCTGCTCCCAAACTCGAATTTCCGAAGCGTTACCTCAATCGATAGCTTCAATTGCGTTAGAAAAGGCCCGTTTTCCTTATAGGGCTGCTACTCCCCGCGTCGACTTAGCCAACACCAGATTTGTTGGGCCTTGTTTCTGATTGTCTCCCGCACCTTCTCTGCCATATGAGCCCACAACCCACCATCGTCCACCCAGCAACTGTTCGTTTCCTTCATTAGTTCGCCGGCGGAATAATGGCCAGGCTGCTCGGCCGTCTCCCCTTCTTTTACTGTTGCTTAGAGTGGATCTACGTTACTCCCCATTTACTTTTCTTTTGCTCGGATCTTCTATATATGCGATTCTGCCATTGATCCCAGTCGCTCTCCACAATCACAACCATTCCTCGATCGAGGGGgctgcggcggcgctggagagggATGCGTGCGGGTGTGCGTGATCATTATCGGAGAGGGTCCGGTGCCACTGCTGGCCAGGAAGTCCGCCCTCTCGATGCCATCAATGGGGAAACGGATGGGGTTGGCTAACCCACAAGATGGCAGAGACGATGTCAATGTTGACGGAGGGGATTCACGGCCGTGCTGCACACCGCATCGGAGTACAGCCGGGCATGACATCAACGACGACGTACACCCAACCCAATACAAAGGCTCCCTGTGTTAGATCGCACTCTGCCCAAGTCGGCGGTAGCCAAGGAAATTTCTTGAAGGTATGATGCTACGTGCTTCCTTCATTGATACTAAGATTGCTATCTGAAGTTCTGAACATTCATATTGCTGCTTCAGATACACTTTGAGTAGGTGTTGAGAACTAGGCATGTGTAGGTGTGGGCTAATGGCGTTGAAGGAGGCGTCGGAGAGCTGCCGCCAAGCCTAGCTTCCGCAGCCAGGCGGCGGCACCGGGCGACTGAGTTGGAGAGGTGGGTCGTCGCCGCTGCTGGCCATGTCGGGAGTGTAGTGGATGAAGCAGAAGCGGTAGCGCCACGAACTGAAGGTGTAAAACCAAGGTGTCTGTGACCACGAGGAGCAGTCACGAGGGTCAGATGAGGAGCTCTACAACCACTTCAACATGTTTGCCCCTCCGGTACAGCCCTCTGGATGGTAGAGTGCCATGCCAATGCGCTCAGTGTTGGTGCGAtggttgtagactcatcttgatTTCCCGTTTTTGGTTTGCAGTTACCTTGATGAATGTGAACGTGGATAGGGCAGAGGACATGCTCATGTAGAAGCATTTCTTGGAGCAGCCATTCATATTGCCTAGGTGCCTGTCTATCTTAGGATATCCCGAGTTTCTTTACTTGTTTCTTTGGCCTGCATAAGAGTTGATCCATTCAAATGTTGTTCGGTTATTGCTGCAGATATTGTTTGGGAATTGTTGGAGGCAAAAATGTTTGGACgagttcatattggccatgacggcgtccttggctctctctctctctctctctcactctctctctctctctctctggctgTTCCATCTTAACTATTTGTTCGGTCCGTATTGACAGAATTGTCACTCAGTTTTACATTCTGAGTGAAAACATCCTTGTGTGAAAGGTCAAGGTGTACTGAAATTATGTATACCCATAGCTACAGGATTTTGGAATTCATGTTAGCTTATAGAAATACTATATTATCGTTGTACCAGCTTGAAATTGTCCAAGTTAGTTCAAGATTTGATTCCATTCATGCGAGGTTTCATGATTTTGGTGTTAACCATGTGCTGAGGATTTGGTGATCTGTGGAGTAGAGGATATAAATATAGGATATGTCTGCCAATGGTAGTTTTTTTTTCCGTGACCATGCTAATGGTAGATCTGTGCCTTCTGTTCGAAATAAATTCATATGTATCCTCGATTAGTTATTGTGCAGATTCCCAGTGTTTACAGTTTACACTTCTGGATAAGCCAAGGTTAGTTTACATTGCTAAAAAAAAATCTTCAGTTTTTGCATATAACTCCTGAAGCCATTAATATACACTATTTATTCTTAATTGTTTTTTTCTGAAGTGTCTATTATATGCATTATTAAATCCTGATTTTTTATTTAGGTGTTTATGTTGCTGATCCCAGTGTTCCCAAACGTTTTACGGGGTATGTGGTGTGCAGGCTGAGTGATGGTGTTCTTTTCAATCTTGTTTCTGTTTTCATGATTCGGGATTTAATTTGGCTAGGAAAGCTCGAATGAAGTGCAAGGTATTAACACTACTTGATCTATGATTTTAGTCTTTCAGAATTAGATCCTGTAATTGATAAGTATTGTAGACAAGTGATAAAGCTGAAGCGCTTTTCTCTTGGTTCAGTAATGGGCGTCATGTATATGCCTGCATTTATCGAGATACAGCCAGGGATGCCCGCTGCTTCACTTTCCCAATACTATGATGCGATGATTTCTTATATTTTCTTCAAGAACCTTTGCGTGCTACTACTTAGAAGATATTGAGTGTGGCATGGGATTGAAGAGGAAGAGTAAACAAATGGTATCCATGACAATTCTTGTTGGTAGCGTTCATGGCATGCTGGCTGGTTTTGGTGTTGAGACCGCATTTCAGGTTATggggttttgctatgttagataagATTGTTTTGTGCTTCTGTGAGTATCTGTAATTCGTGGCTGAACAAGTTGCCCATGAATCCATGATTCAACATCAGAACCTGATATTACTTTTAACTTCTCCAGATAAGGGTATCTATCCATCCATCCAGTCCACAAATAGCCCACCAGTTTTGGGATCATCTTTCTGTTCGCAATATGGTCACCTAGAAGAAATACTGTACAATATATAGCAAGACGTTCTGCCTGATGCGCCATGAGGAAAGTTGTGCTCATTTAGGACACAGCTGATCTATTTAGGACTCAAGTCAGATCCAAAAGTCTATGGTCTTAATTTAGCTTGACCGTCCATCCGTTCTATGGTTGAGTTTGTGGTTTGTCAGTCTTACCACACCGTTGAGATCCATTATTAGCAATTAACTAATTAGGCATATGATTGTTTTGTTTGTGTAAAAACTTAAAGCTTGACCAACTATTTTAAAAGTACATGTACGATTATTGTATGTCTATAATCCATTCTATCAATATTATTTTCATATTTGCATCGAAATGGATGGGCGCGGCAAAGCGCGCCTTCATGTTCTAGTTGTATCTTAAGATCGAGTTATATCTATGTTTAATGATTTTGTGTACATGTTTGCATGGGATTGATCTATCAATTGATTCTACGCACAGTTATACAGTTATACAGTTGTAGATGATGGCTCCCTAGAACGAGCCGTATCCTTTCAGGTGTTGTTTCATTGTAAGATTAACAGAAAATTAGTACTTAAGCTGAGAGAGCATGGAAAACACTTTCTTTTACATGCACCATCAGCTACACTAGTTCAAGAAAAAGAGTCAAATGTCACTCCGATAGCCAACGTATCCACTCTTCAGTCGGTCTAGTCTGCGATAAATGTCTCAACCGCTCATGACCATGcgggtttgtgtgtgtgtgtgtgtgggggggggggggggggggggcggcagCCCCCCTAACATACACACATAGCTGCCTGCATACCTACTACGGAGTATATTTTTACCTAGAATTACTTGTTTTTCAATAAGCAGCTCATTTGAATCATAAACTTGCGGGCTTACCTGAAGAGTTTTTTTTATAGATAAAAGCGGTTGATATCCGCTGCTCGGTTAGATATAAGTTCAGTTCGAAATTTCCCCTTCTCCTTAATTGTTGCTTTCCTCTTGAGCACGCCATCAGAGGTACCGCATGCCGCACTATGATTCCCCCAATACAGTTATACAGTAGATGGTGGCTCCCTAGCCCGAGCCGTATCTATCTCAGCTGTTGTGCCATTGTACAAGATTATTAGAAAATTAGGCATTTACAAAATAAACTGCAAGCTGCACAGATAATACTTTTTTTTGCATGCACCATCAGCTACACTAGTTCAATAAAAAGAAAATGAATTTACAGATGTAGCGCTACAATGCAATAATAATGTCCATAAGCCTCCTCCACTGAGTGGAATGCCATTCCGATAGCCGGGTTTACAGCATATCCACTCTCCTGCTCGGCCTAGTCTGTGATAAATGTCTTGATCTCTTCGGTCTAACAAATACTCAGCGCCACAATAGTAAAGTGTTCTATGTGGTGGGCGCATTACCTTCTTGTCAGCATCCGTAGTCCCTTGAACAGACGATCCATCGAAATCAAAATCCATGTGTGCAGAGTCAGGGTTACACAAAGAGGAACCGTCTTCATCCTCGCCCGCTATCTCCAACCATCACATTGTCCATTGTAGATGGAAAGAAATAACCGGGTACACAATGCAACAACCAATTACAAGTCAAGCGAGGTCTTGGATGAGATTGTCCTAATTTCTAGGACATTTTCTAAACTACTATGAATCGTGCTCGATCAATAATCTATGATGCAAGTAACTACCATTCATCCGATCGAGGAAGAACTCCAGACCATCCAACCCATGGCCAGCCGAGGCATCCCTCGAGGCACAACTTCACGGTGGTGATTTAGCTGTCGGCTACAACTCCGTAGTAGGCGTGCATGATTTCAGGGTCGCCAACTCGCCATTGAGGAGAGGTCGGGAGAGGGTGGACCAAATTA
Coding sequences within it:
- the LOC139837521 gene encoding uncharacterized protein translates to MATTASLPCLILDHGDEQRTTTLYSVSDGARRPCEEMEEELRGKRSWVTSHGWLLLWDPATLTTFLWDPRAAAFEGSNNKIALQAWASPPESATGCALSGDPTGPDGFTVVVLESSDDTALWYCHAGGTPSPWARHEYDIGGTRVPWDETFFAKRYVPSFAGCGGKFYCDVSSDEYGVLEFSPEPALATVKVAKPVEIVVPPGQCYSKPFAYTLDLDGEVHTVWIFFSDAEAGAVIDVAVYRMDLAGKRSVRVESIGDRAILAGGSKCCFAGWCPATESGLLPNGVYWVHPSEGRLYVYDVGANTEEVCELGEGAGELSRLPFWIVPRI